One part of the Apus apus isolate bApuApu2 chromosome 11, bApuApu2.pri.cur, whole genome shotgun sequence genome encodes these proteins:
- the CETP gene encoding cholesteryl ester transfer protein — protein MLWAGRMRLVTLGILLMLVHASAACEFGSFSYSLTGIVCRMTKPAALLLNQETAQVIQAAFRNAQFPNITGERSMRLLGKVSYGLTNIQVNDLSIEQSEVELREDDAIHISIRNVTATFKGTLTYGYAGAWLLKLFHSVDFEIHSSIDLQINTELMCQKDKVTPDASDCYLTFHKLTLHLQGDKEPGWLKQLFTDFISFTLKLVLKSEVCKEINSLAQMLANFIQDLAENFVQDGDIKVDLSLASAPLIKANYLESHHKGLVVYKNYSDVFSDSIYSPPLLTESRMLYFWLSEHVLSSLASAAFLDQRLLLTIRGEELQALFETEDTAEQQKAVQMIFQGTSYNNSVAKVWSLAQPQISVQPEGTIVKSLVAMEVSIFPPGEEPLVVLYMEKETTVTIQAAYAEKKLILHLLDSRIESKAFQCTADPSGNDPSIRNFLKTMISVVGIPEVISRIELALTSLMNSKGLHLFDIKNPEIITRKGYVIVQLDFSFPNHLLLDFLEKRL, from the exons ATGCTCTGGGCTGGCAGGATGAGGCTGGTGACCTTGGGGATCTTGCTCATGCTTGTCCATGCATCAGCAGCCTGTGAGTTTGGGTCCTTCTCTTACAGCCTGACGGGGATTGTCTGCAGGATGACCAAGCCTGCGGCGCTGCTGC TGAACCAGGAGACGGCGCAGGTCATCCAAGCAGCGTTCAGGAATGCCCAGTTCCCAAATATCACGGGGGAAAGGTCCATGCGGCTGCTGGGCAAGGTGTCTTACGGGCTGACCAA CATCCAGGTCAATGACTTGTCCATCGAGCAGAGCGAGGTGGAGCTGAGGGAGGACGATGCCATCCACATCAGCATTAGGAATGTGACAGCCACCTTCAAAGGGACCCTGACCTACGGCTACGCCGGGGCATGGCT CTTGAAGCTTTTTCATTCAGTTGATTTTGAAATCCACTCTTCCATTGACCTCCAGATAAACACTGAACTGA TGTGCCAGAAGGACAAAGTGACCCCTGATGCCTCAGACTGCTACCTGACTTTCCACAAACTGACACTCCACCTCCAAGGAGACAAGGA GCCAGGCTGGCTGAAGCAGCTCTTCACCGACTTCATCTCCTTCACTTTGAAGCTTGTTCTCAAGAGTGAG GTGTGCAAAGAAATCAATTCTCTTGCCCAGATGCTGGCAAATTTTATACAAGATTTAGCAG aaaatTTTGTCCAGGATGGGGATATCAAAGTTGACCTATCCCTTGCATCAGCTcctttaataaaagcaaattatctAGAATCACATCACAAG GGCCTTGTTGTGTACAAGAACTACTCTGATGTCTTCAGTGACTCTATTTACTCCCCGCCTCTGCTGACTGAGTCCAGGATGCTCTACTTCTGGCTGTCTGAGCATGTCCTCAGCTCTCTGGCTTCAGCAGCTTTCTTAGATCAGCGCCTGCTGTTGACCATCAGAGGGGAGGAGTTGCAG GCGCTGTTCGAAACAGAAGACAcggcagagcagcagaaggcagtgcAGATG ATTTTTCAAGGCACCTCCTATAACAACTCAGTGGCCAAGGTGTGGAGTCTTGCCCAGCCCCAGATCTCTGTTCAGCCTGAAGGGACAATCGTGAAGTCCTTGGTAGCCATGGAGGTCAGCATCTTTCCCCCAGGAGAAGAGCCCCTGGTGGTTCTGTACATGGAGAAG GAAACCACAGTGACCATCCAAGCTGCCTATGCAGAGAAGAAACTCATCTTGCACCTTTTAGATTCCAG gATAGAGTCTAAAGCCTTTCAATGCACGGCTGATCCAAGTGGG AATGACCCATCCATAAGAAACTTCCTGAAGACAATGATCTCAGTTGTTGGGATCCCAGAAGTGATTTCAA GGATTGAACTAGCTTTGACTTCGCTGATGAACAGCAAAGGGCTCCACCTATTTGATATCAAAAATCCTGAGATCATCACAAGAAAG GGCTACGTAATCGTACAGCTCGACTTCAGCTTCCCCAACCATTTGCTGCTTGATTTTCTCGAGAAAAGATTATAG